The window CAGGGCGTTTTCAATGACACTTTTCTGGTGGGTGTCGGCCTGCGCTTTTTTGGCAGCTGTTCCGAAACCGACGCCTTGCCCGAAATCCTTCAACTGTCTGGCCCCAATATTGGAGGTCATGATGATGATGGTATTCCTAAAATCGATTTTGCGCCCAAGGCTATCCGTTAGGAAGCCATCGTCCAATACCTGCAGCAACATATTAAATACATCCGGGTGGGCTTTTTCCACCTCATCGAGTAGCACTACGGAGTATGGCTTGCGACGAACTTTTTCCGTCAATTGTCCACCTTCTTCATAGCCTACGTATCCGGGAGGCGCTCCCACCAATCGCGATATGGCGAACTTTTCCATGTACTCGCTCATATCGATTCGGATAAGGGCATCTTCGGAGTCAAAGAGTTCCTTGGCCAAGATTTTGGCCAGCTGGGTCTTACCGACACCGGTCTGTCCCAAGAAAATGAACGAACCTATGGGTTTGTTCGGGTCTTTAAGTCCTGCTCTGTTCCGTTGTATGGCCCTGGCAACCTTGGATACCGCTTCATCTTGACCGATAACAAAACCTTTGATGAGGTTGGGCAGTTCGGCCAGTTTGTTGCTTTCGGTTTGTGCAATTCTATTAACGGGAATTCCGCTCATCATGGAAACTACATCGGCCACATTGTCTTCGGTAACGGTTTCCCGGTGCAGTTTGCTTTCTTCTTCCCAGCGTTCCTGAGCGGTGGCCAATTCCTTTTCAAGACGCTTTTCATCGTCCCTTAGCTTGGCCGCTTCTTCGTATTTCTGTTTTTTGACGACACTGTTCTTCAGTTCGCGCACATCTTCCAATTGGCTTTCCAGTTCCAAGATTTGCTTGGGAACATCCATATTGACGATGTGTACACGCGAACCGGCTTCATCCAAGGCGTCTATGGCCTTGTCCGGTAGAAAACGGTCGGTCATATATCTGTTGGTCAATTTTACGCAGGCCAAAATGGCTTCGTCCGTGTAATTGACATTGTGGTGCTCTTCGTACTTGGCCTTGATGTTCATCAGGATCTCAATAGTTTCCTCCACGGAGGTGGGCTCTACCATTACCTTTTGGAAGCGACGTTCCAAGGCACCGTCTTTTTCAATGTACTGCCTGTACTCATCCAGTGTGGTGGCACCGATACATTGTATTTCGCCTCTGGCCAATGCAGGTTTGAACATGTTGGAAGCATCCAAACTGCCCGTTGCCCCACCGGCTCCTACGATGGTATGTATCTCATCAATAAATAGTATGATGTCATCGTTTTTCTCCAATTCGTTCATCACGGCTTTCATCCGCTCCTCGAACTGTCCACGATATTTGGTTCCGGCCACCAAAGAGGCCAAATCCAAGGTCACAACTCTTTTGTTGTACAGGATTCGTGAAACCTTTTTGTTGATAATGCGCAATGCCAATCCTTCGGCGATGGCACTTTTACCCACACCGGGCTCACCAATAAGGAGAGGATTGTTCTTTTTTCGCCTGCTCAATATTTGAGAAACGCGCTCAATTTCCTTTTCCCTGCCCACTACGGGGTCCAATTTGTTTTCCTCGGCCAAGCGGGTAAGGTCCCGTCCAAAATTGTCCAGAACCGGGGTCTTGGACTTTTTGCTTCCTTTTTGGGAAGCACCTGAGCCGAAGGAACTTTCTTTGCTATCTCCCATATCATCTGTGTCCCCAGGGAAAGATTCCGCTTGGGGTGTATCTATATAATCATCGTCGCTGGTGATCATGGATTTGAATTGTTCCTTGACGTTATCATAATCCACTTTCAGTTTGTGCAACAGCTTGGTAGTTGGATCGTTCTCGTTACGCAGAATACAGAGCAACAGGTGCGCTGTGTTGATGGAAGAACTCTGGAAAAGCTTTGCTTCCAGAAAAGTGGTCTTCAACGCCCGTTCCGCTTGGCGGGTGAGGTGAAGGTTCTTCTTATCTTTCTGCATAGTGCCCGTATTTGGGTTTGCCGGACTCAGGATTTCCACCTTTCTACGCAGGTGGTCCAAGTCCACATCGAGTGCATCCAATATATTTATGGCTTTGCCATTTCCGTCTCTTAAAAGACCAAGCATCAGGTGTTCCGTGCCAATAAAGTCATGGCCCAGTCTGAGGGCTTCCTCCTTGCTGTATGCTATAACGTCCTTTACGCGGGGGGAAAAATTATCGTCCATACGTTTCTCTTTCAGCAATTAAAATTAATAAAAGTATTGTTATGGTGGTCAAATACCGTACCCTTATTCGATAAAGTAATGGTAAATGTCGGAATAATTAATGTTTTTTGGCGATTTAACAAACCTTTATTATGGCAACTTCCGCAATAGCCCAACTGTTGATAATTTTTTTAATAAAGTATTCGCAAAGGGCTATAAAGGCTGCTATTTTCTGTATATTGCCATGATAATTTAACCACAAAATAACAATACAAAATAAGGATGGCGGAAGGAGAAAAGTTAATTCCTATCAACATTGAGGATGAGATGAAATCTGCCTACATTGATTATTCAATGTCGGTCATTGTGTCACGTGCCCTGCCAGATGTTCGTGATGGTTTAAAGCCGGTCCACCGAAGAGTGCTCTACGGAATGCACGATTTAGGGGTAAGGGCCAATAGTTCGCACAAAAAATCGGCCCGTATTGTAGGGGAGGTTTTGGGTAAGTATCACCCACATGGTGATTCTTCCGTTTATGATACCATGGTCCGTATGGCCCAGGAATGGAGCCTTAGGTATATGTTGGTCGATGGCCAAGGTAACTTTGGTTCCGTGGACGGTGACAGTCCAGCGGCCATGCGTTACACCGAGGCCAAAATGCGAAAGATCGCCGAAGAGATGTTGGCCGATATCGATAAGGATACCGTAGATCATCAGCTCAATTTTGATGACACCATTGAGGAGCCCACAGTGCTGCCTACCCGTATTCCCAACCTTTTGGTAAATGGTGCTTCGGGTATTGCCGTAGGTATGGCCACCAATATGCCGCCCCACAATCTGTCCGAAGTGGTGGACGGTACCGTGGCCTACATTGACAACAATGATATCGAAATCGATGAATTGATTACGCACATCAAAGCTCCCGATTTCCCAACAGGGGGAATCATTTACGGGTATGATGGTGTAAAAGAGGCCTTCCATACTGGCCGCGGTCGCGTAGTGATGCGTGCCAAAGCCAATATCGAAGAGGTGCAAGGAAAGGAATGTATCGTTGTTACCGAGATTCCTTATCAGGTCAACAAGGCGGATATGATCAAAAAAACCGCCGATTTGGTCAACGAAAAGAAAATAGAAGGCATATCCAACATTCGTGATGAGTCCGACAGGAACGGGATGCGTATCGTTTACATTCTAAAGCGCGACGCGATTCCGAACATTGTGCTTAACATGTTGTACAAGTACACGGCGCTTCAGTCCTCTTTTAGTGTGAACAATATCGCACTTGTCAACGGAAGGCCAGAATTGTTGAACCTCAAGGACATTATCTACCATTTTGTAGAGCACAGGCATGAGGTTGTTGTAAGACGTACCAAATTCGAGCTGAAGAAAGCTGAAGACAGGGCCCATATCTTGGAAGGACTAATCATAGCCTCCGATAACATCGATGAGGTCATTGCCATCATCCGAGGGTCCGCCAATGTAGAAGAAGCCCGAAACAGTTTGATGGAGCGCTTCAAATTGACAGAAGTCCAAGCCAAGGCCATTGTGGAAATGCGTTTGCGTCAATTGACTGGTCTGGAGCAGGACAAGCTGCGCGAAGAGCATGCCGAATTGTTGAAAACCATCGAAGACCTTAAGGACATTCTGGAGAAGAAAGAGCGCAGAATGCAGATCATCAAAGATGAACTTTTGGAGATCAAGGATAAATACGGTGACAACAGAAGGTCTGAAATCAATTA is drawn from Flagellimonas sp. MMG031 and contains these coding sequences:
- the gyrA gene encoding DNA gyrase subunit A encodes the protein MAEGEKLIPINIEDEMKSAYIDYSMSVIVSRALPDVRDGLKPVHRRVLYGMHDLGVRANSSHKKSARIVGEVLGKYHPHGDSSVYDTMVRMAQEWSLRYMLVDGQGNFGSVDGDSPAAMRYTEAKMRKIAEEMLADIDKDTVDHQLNFDDTIEEPTVLPTRIPNLLVNGASGIAVGMATNMPPHNLSEVVDGTVAYIDNNDIEIDELITHIKAPDFPTGGIIYGYDGVKEAFHTGRGRVVMRAKANIEEVQGKECIVVTEIPYQVNKADMIKKTADLVNEKKIEGISNIRDESDRNGMRIVYILKRDAIPNIVLNMLYKYTALQSSFSVNNIALVNGRPELLNLKDIIYHFVEHRHEVVVRRTKFELKKAEDRAHILEGLIIASDNIDEVIAIIRGSANVEEARNSLMERFKLTEVQAKAIVEMRLRQLTGLEQDKLREEHAELLKTIEDLKDILEKKERRMQIIKDELLEIKDKYGDNRRSEINYAGGDLSIEDMIPDEQVVITISHAGYIKRTPLSEYKTQNRGGVGQKASSTRNEDFLEHLFVGTNHQYMLFFTQKGKCFWMRVFEIPEGSRTSKGRAIQNLINIEQDDKVKAFICTQDLKDEEYVNSHFVIMATKKGTVKKTSLEQYSRPRQNGINAITIREDDELLEAKLTTGTSQIFLGLKSGKAIRFEESKTRPMGRNASGVRGITLADDNDEVVGMVSVHNFEDDILVVSERGYGKRSNIEDYRITNRGGKGVKTISITEKTGGLVAIKNVTDTDDLMIINKSGIAIRMGVEDLRVMGRATQGVRLINLKDNDSIAAVAKVVKEDDDVDEVDIRDIEVKGEDGTAIDENRDE
- a CDS encoding ATP-dependent Clp protease ATP-binding subunit is translated as MDDNFSPRVKDVIAYSKEEALRLGHDFIGTEHLMLGLLRDGNGKAINILDALDVDLDHLRRKVEILSPANPNTGTMQKDKKNLHLTRQAERALKTTFLEAKLFQSSSINTAHLLLCILRNENDPTTKLLHKLKVDYDNVKEQFKSMITSDDDYIDTPQAESFPGDTDDMGDSKESSFGSGASQKGSKKSKTPVLDNFGRDLTRLAEENKLDPVVGREKEIERVSQILSRRKKNNPLLIGEPGVGKSAIAEGLALRIINKKVSRILYNKRVVTLDLASLVAGTKYRGQFEERMKAVMNELEKNDDIILFIDEIHTIVGAGGATGSLDASNMFKPALARGEIQCIGATTLDEYRQYIEKDGALERRFQKVMVEPTSVEETIEILMNIKAKYEEHHNVNYTDEAILACVKLTNRYMTDRFLPDKAIDALDEAGSRVHIVNMDVPKQILELESQLEDVRELKNSVVKKQKYEEAAKLRDDEKRLEKELATAQERWEEESKLHRETVTEDNVADVVSMMSGIPVNRIAQTESNKLAELPNLIKGFVIGQDEAVSKVARAIQRNRAGLKDPNKPIGSFIFLGQTGVGKTQLAKILAKELFDSEDALIRIDMSEYMEKFAISRLVGAPPGYVGYEEGGQLTEKVRRKPYSVVLLDEVEKAHPDVFNMLLQVLDDGFLTDSLGRKIDFRNTIIIMTSNIGARQLKDFGQGVGFGTAAKKAQADTHQKSVIENALKKAFAPEFLNRIDDVVVFNPLEREDIHKIIDIELNKLYQRIKDIGYELKLSDEAKDYIADKGFDKQYGARPLKRAIQKYIEDALAEEIVNSKLEEGDSIFMELDEKKEELTIEIKKAEKSPEAEK